Proteins encoded in a region of the Kryptolebias marmoratus isolate JLee-2015 linkage group LG14, ASM164957v2, whole genome shotgun sequence genome:
- the anxa3b gene encoding annexin A3b, translating into MSVWDDLDLLLDSPSSLTLTSNTRGTVKEKAGFKVEEDVAALRKAIEGIGTTEKTLIGVLTQRSDAQRQLISRAYEKATGRKLVADLEGDTHGDFEDLLVALATPLSVFDCHEVMKAMKGAGTTESTLTEIFASRSNKQIKGLSDVYLKETGRELIHDLKSEVSGDYGEALLILAEGKRDESTNVDAAKAKADAKALYEAGEKKWGTDEKKFIDILCHRSVPQLRQTLVEYKNVSKKTLQESIESEMSGDLEKLLVAVVKCVKNTPAFLAELLFKSMKGAGTTESVLTRILVSRSEIDLLDIRAEYKKLFGRSLYSELESEVSGNYGEALKMLCGQDD; encoded by the exons TCTAACACAAGAGGAACTGTGAAGGAGAAGGCAGGTTTTAAAGTAGAAGAAGATGTCGCTGCTCTTAGGAAGGCCATAGAGGGCATCG GTACAACAGAGAAGACCCTGATTGGGGTTCTGACCCAAAGGAGCGATGCTCAGAGGCAGCTTATTTCCAGGGCTTATGAGAAAGCCACAGGAAGG AAATTAGTCGCTGATCTGGAGGGTGACACTCACGGAGACTTTGAGGACTTGCTGGTTGCCTTGGCAACgcctctttctgtctttgactGCCATGAAGTCATGAAGGCCATGAAG GGTGCAGGGACCACCGAGAGCACCCTGACAGAAATCTTTGCTTCGAGATCCAACAAACAGATCAAGGGCCTTTCTGACGTGTATCTGAAAG AAACTGGAAGAGAGCTGATTCACGACCTGAAGTCAGAGGTGTCTGGAGATTATGGCGAGGCTCTGCTCATCTTGGCTGAG GGAAAGAGAGACGAGAGCACCAACGTGGACGCCGCCAAAGCCAAAGCAGACGCTAAG GCACTGTATGAAGCAGGAGAGAAGAAGTGGGGAACCGATGAAAAGAAGTTCATCGACATCCTTTGCCACAGGAGTGTTCCCCAGCTTCGGCAGA CTCTTGTGGAGTACAAGAACGTTAGTAAGAAAACTCTGCAGGAAAGCATTGAGAGCGAGATGTCTGGAGACCTGGAGAAACTTTTAGTTGCTGTAG TGAAGTGTGTGAAGAACACTCCGGCATTCCTCGCTGAGCTGCTTTTCAAGAGCATGAAG GGCGCAGGAACCACGGAGTCCGTTCTGACGCGGATCCTCGTCAGTCGGTCTGAGATCGATTTATTGGACATCAGAGCGGAATACAAGAAGCTGTTTGGACGTTCCCTCTACTCCGAGTTAGAG TCCGAAGTGTCCGGGAACTACGGTGAAGCCCTGAAGATGCTCTGTGGCCAAGATGACTGA